In Schlegelella aquatica, one DNA window encodes the following:
- a CDS encoding DUF4212 domain-containing protein, protein MQLSSKHEEYWRKNLRITGILLAIWFVVTFVVAFFARDLSFNFFGWPFSFWVGAQGALVVYVLIIWYYARYMNRLDQEYGVAEE, encoded by the coding sequence ATGCAACTGTCGAGCAAGCATGAGGAGTACTGGCGAAAGAACCTGAGGATCACGGGCATCCTGCTCGCGATCTGGTTCGTCGTGACCTTCGTGGTCGCGTTCTTCGCCCGCGACCTCAGTTTCAACTTCTTCGGGTGGCCATTCAGCTTCTGGGTGGGTGCCCAGGGGGCGTTGGTGGTCTATGTGTTGATCATCTGGTACTACGCCCGGTACATGAACCGGCTCGACCAGGAATACGGCGTGGCCGAGGAGTGA
- the ppsA gene encoding phosphoenolpyruvate synthase: MSSPSLATALVVPFENLRMTDVEVVGGKNASLGEMISQLAASGVRVPGGFATTAHAFREFLRAGGLVERINDKLASLDIDDVKALAEAGAQIRQWVVDTPFPPALEQAIRAEFEKLTAGDPHASFAVRSSATAEDLPDASFAGQQETFLNVVGIEDVLHKVKEVFASLYNDRAISYRVHKGFAHGDVALSAGIQRMVRSDLGASGVMFTIDTESGFKDVVFITASYGLGETVVQGAVNPDEFYVHKPALKNGKFPIIRRNLGSKLIKMEFASSEEKAQSGKLVKTVNTPPEQRNRYSLNDADVVELARYALVIEEHYGRPMDIEWGKDGRDGQIYILQARPETVKSQAQGGVEHRYKLKGQGTVLVEGRAIGQKIGTGPVRIVHSIAEMEKVQPGDVLVTDMTDPNWEPVMKRASAIVTNRGGRTCHAAIIARELGIPAVVGCGHATEVLKDGALVTVVCSEGDTGYIYDGLLETEVVEVQRGEMPYCPVKIMMNVGNPQLAFDFAQMPNSGVGLARLEFIINNNIGVHPKAILDYPNVDADLKKAVESVARGHASPRAFYVDKLAEGVATIAAAFWPKPVIVRLSDFKSNEYRKLIGGSRYEPEEENPMLGFRGASRYISEEFAEAFAMECEAIKRVRNDMGLTNVEIMVPFVRTLQQAERVTQLLAQHGLQRGKDDLRVIMMCEVPSNAILAEQFLEYFDGMSIGSNDLTQLTLGLDRDSGLELLAHDFDERDPAVRALISRAIAACRAVGKYVGICGQGPSDHPDFADWLAQEGIVSISLNPDTVIETWQRLAKR; encoded by the coding sequence ATGTCTTCCCCCTCCCTGGCGACCGCCCTGGTCGTACCGTTTGAGAACCTGAGGATGACCGACGTCGAGGTGGTCGGCGGCAAGAACGCCTCCCTCGGCGAGATGATCAGCCAGCTCGCGGCCTCCGGTGTGCGCGTGCCCGGCGGTTTCGCGACGACCGCCCACGCATTCCGGGAGTTCCTGCGCGCCGGCGGGCTGGTCGAGCGCATCAACGACAAGCTCGCCTCGCTGGATATCGACGACGTGAAGGCGCTCGCCGAAGCGGGCGCCCAGATTCGCCAGTGGGTCGTGGACACGCCGTTCCCGCCCGCGCTGGAGCAGGCCATCCGCGCCGAGTTCGAAAAGCTCACCGCCGGCGACCCGCACGCCTCGTTCGCCGTGCGCTCGTCCGCCACGGCCGAGGACCTCCCCGATGCTTCCTTCGCCGGACAGCAGGAGACCTTCCTCAACGTGGTGGGCATCGAAGACGTCCTGCACAAAGTCAAGGAGGTCTTCGCGTCGCTCTACAACGACCGTGCGATCAGCTACCGCGTCCACAAGGGCTTCGCGCACGGTGACGTCGCGCTGTCGGCGGGCATCCAGCGGATGGTGCGCTCCGACCTGGGCGCCTCCGGCGTGATGTTCACGATCGACACCGAGTCCGGCTTCAAGGACGTGGTGTTCATCACCGCCAGCTACGGCCTGGGCGAGACGGTGGTGCAAGGCGCGGTCAATCCGGACGAGTTCTACGTCCACAAGCCCGCGCTCAAGAACGGCAAGTTCCCCATCATCCGGCGCAACCTCGGCTCCAAGCTCATCAAGATGGAGTTCGCCTCGTCCGAGGAAAAGGCACAGTCCGGCAAGCTGGTCAAGACGGTCAACACGCCTCCCGAGCAACGCAACCGCTACTCGCTCAACGATGCCGACGTGGTCGAGCTGGCGCGCTACGCGCTCGTCATCGAGGAGCACTACGGCCGTCCCATGGACATCGAGTGGGGCAAGGACGGCCGCGACGGTCAGATCTACATCCTGCAGGCCCGCCCCGAGACGGTGAAGAGCCAGGCGCAAGGTGGGGTCGAGCATCGCTACAAGCTCAAGGGCCAGGGCACCGTGCTGGTCGAGGGCCGCGCGATCGGCCAGAAGATCGGCACCGGGCCGGTGCGCATCGTCCACTCGATCGCCGAGATGGAGAAGGTCCAGCCGGGCGACGTGCTCGTGACCGACATGACCGACCCCAACTGGGAGCCGGTGATGAAGCGCGCCAGCGCCATCGTCACCAACCGGGGCGGGCGCACCTGCCACGCGGCCATCATCGCGCGCGAGCTCGGCATCCCGGCCGTCGTCGGCTGCGGCCACGCGACCGAGGTGCTCAAGGACGGGGCCTTGGTCACCGTCGTCTGCTCGGAAGGGGACACGGGCTACATCTACGACGGCTTGCTCGAGACCGAAGTCGTGGAGGTGCAGCGCGGCGAGATGCCGTACTGCCCGGTGAAGATCATGATGAACGTGGGCAATCCCCAGCTCGCGTTCGACTTCGCCCAGATGCCCAACTCGGGTGTCGGCCTGGCGAGGCTCGAGTTCATCATCAACAACAACATCGGTGTCCACCCGAAGGCCATCCTCGACTACCCCAACGTCGATGCCGACCTGAAGAAGGCGGTCGAATCGGTCGCGCGCGGTCATGCATCGCCTCGCGCGTTCTACGTGGACAAGCTCGCCGAGGGGGTGGCCACCATCGCCGCCGCGTTCTGGCCCAAGCCCGTGATCGTGCGGCTGTCGGACTTCAAGTCCAACGAGTACCGCAAGCTGATCGGCGGCTCCCGTTACGAGCCCGAGGAAGAGAACCCGATGCTCGGCTTCCGCGGCGCCTCCCGCTACATCAGCGAGGAGTTCGCCGAGGCCTTCGCGATGGAGTGCGAAGCGATCAAGCGCGTGCGCAACGACATGGGCCTCACCAATGTGGAGATCATGGTCCCCTTCGTGCGCACGCTCCAGCAGGCCGAGCGCGTGACGCAACTGCTCGCCCAGCACGGGCTGCAGCGGGGCAAGGACGACCTGCGCGTCATCATGATGTGCGAGGTGCCGAGCAACGCGATCCTGGCCGAGCAGTTCCTGGAGTACTTCGACGGCATGTCCATCGGCTCCAACGACCTCACGCAGCTCACCCTCGGCCTGGACCGCGACTCCGGCCTGGAGTTGCTGGCGCACGACTTCGACGAGCGTGATCCGGCGGTGCGCGCGCTCATCTCCCGCGCGATCGCGGCCTGTCGCGCCGTCGGCAAGTACGTCGGCATCTGCGGTCAGGGGCCGAGCGACCACCCCGACTTCGCCGACTGGCTCGCGCAGGAGGGAATCGTGTCGATCTCGCTGAACCCCGACACGGTCATCGAGACCTGGCAGCGACTGGCCAAACGCTGA
- the rpsR gene encoding 30S ribosomal protein S18 has translation MPAPRGKSSKDRKSKRSQQSLLFKRKRFCRFTAAGVEEIDYKDVDTLRDFISENGKIIPARLTGTRAIYQRQLSTAIKRARFLALLPYTDLHKV, from the coding sequence ATGCCCGCACCTCGTGGTAAGTCCTCCAAGGACCGCAAGTCCAAGCGCAGCCAGCAGTCGCTGCTGTTCAAGCGCAAGCGTTTCTGCCGCTTCACCGCGGCCGGTGTCGAGGAAATCGACTACAAGGACGTCGATACGCTGCGCGACTTCATCAGCGAAAACGGCAAGATCATTCCGGCCCGCCTGACCGGCACCCGCGCCATCTACCAGCGCCAGCTGTCGACCGCCATCAAGCGCGCCCGCTTCCTGGCCCTGCTGCCGTACACCGATCTGCACAAGGTCTAA
- the rplI gene encoding 50S ribosomal protein L9: MQVILLEKVANLGNLGDVVKVKDGYARNYLIPTGAARRATEAAVKEFEAKRAELEKAAADKLTAAQAQGEKLAGKTVTVAQKAGVDGRLFGSVTNFDIAEGLKQQGFDVHKSQIRLPNGPLKVVGEHPVSVALHTDVVVDITVAVVAEND; this comes from the coding sequence ATGCAAGTCATCCTGCTCGAGAAAGTCGCCAACCTGGGCAACCTCGGTGACGTCGTCAAGGTCAAGGACGGCTACGCTCGCAACTACCTGATCCCGACCGGTGCCGCTCGCCGCGCCACCGAGGCCGCGGTCAAGGAGTTCGAGGCCAAGCGTGCCGAACTGGAGAAGGCCGCTGCGGACAAGCTCACCGCCGCCCAGGCCCAGGGCGAGAAGCTGGCCGGCAAGACGGTCACCGTCGCCCAGAAGGCGGGCGTGGACGGCCGCCTGTTCGGCTCCGTGACCAACTTCGACATCGCCGAAGGTCTGAAGCAGCAAGGCTTCGACGTGCACAAGTCGCAGATCCGCCTGCCCAACGGCCCGCTGAAGGTCGTGGGCGAGCATCCGGTGTCGGTGGCGTTGCATACCGACGTCGTGGTCGACATCACGGTCGCTGTGGTGGCGGAGAACGACTGA
- a CDS encoding VC_2705 family sodium/solute symporter, translating into MAGMTPTAGASSSAAANAAFRKQLNKVYGWYTGGFLIFIVVLAILEQAGMPKNWIGFIFLLATVALYAGIGIMSRTTDAAEYYVAGRRVPAIYNGMATGADWMSAASFIGMAGTLYLTGYGGLAFIMGWTGGYCLVALFLAPYLRKFGQFTIPDFLGARYGGNLARFIGILAAILCSFTYVVAQIYGVGLITTRLTGFAFEIGIFVGLGGILVCSFLGGMRAVTWTQVAQYIILIIAYLIPVVWLSVKQTGVPVPQAVYGYQLEKVSAKEKELRNDPKEQEVIAVFKKRAEEAAAKLKDVPAAMAADRAAAEKKVADLKAQNAPLAEIQAAEKALASLPATEADARKAYEAAQKANEARAKPLGGMPAHAQQFAGDPNGDEKARKTFDESRRNFLALVFCLMVGTAALPHILMRYYTTPSVKEARESVTWSLFFIFLLYFTAPALAVLVKYEVFNVLVGTPFDKLPAWIAQWSRVDPTLLSVTDVNGDGILQLGEMKIGGDIIVLATPEIGGLPYVISGMVAAGGLAAALSTADGLLLTIANALSHDLYYKMIDPNAPTSRRVTISKILLLVVALAAAYVAAQKPADILFLVSAAFSFAAAAFFPALVLGIFWKRASSMGAVLGMIAGLGVTFYYMATTQPWLRGVFGVTSPVELWWGIQPISAGVFGVPIGFAVIILVSLFTPAPKKEVQELVEHVRYPNLKAA; encoded by the coding sequence ATGGCAGGCATGACACCCACTGCAGGGGCGAGCTCGAGCGCGGCGGCCAACGCGGCGTTTCGCAAGCAGCTCAACAAGGTGTACGGCTGGTACACCGGCGGCTTCCTCATCTTCATCGTTGTGTTGGCCATCCTGGAGCAGGCCGGGATGCCGAAGAACTGGATCGGCTTCATCTTCCTGCTCGCCACCGTGGCTCTGTACGCCGGCATCGGCATCATGAGCCGCACGACCGACGCGGCGGAGTACTACGTGGCCGGGCGCCGCGTGCCGGCCATCTACAACGGCATGGCCACCGGCGCCGACTGGATGTCGGCCGCGTCGTTCATCGGCATGGCGGGCACGCTCTACCTCACCGGTTACGGCGGCCTGGCGTTCATCATGGGCTGGACGGGCGGCTACTGCCTCGTGGCACTGTTCCTCGCGCCCTACCTGCGCAAGTTCGGACAGTTCACGATCCCCGACTTCCTGGGCGCCCGCTACGGCGGCAACCTGGCCCGGTTCATCGGCATCCTGGCCGCCATCTTGTGCTCGTTCACCTACGTGGTGGCGCAGATCTACGGCGTGGGTCTCATCACCACGCGTCTGACGGGCTTCGCCTTCGAGATCGGTATCTTCGTCGGCCTCGGCGGCATTCTCGTGTGCTCCTTCCTCGGCGGCATGCGGGCGGTGACCTGGACCCAGGTGGCCCAGTACATCATCCTGATCATCGCCTACCTGATTCCTGTCGTGTGGCTGTCCGTGAAGCAGACGGGCGTGCCCGTGCCGCAGGCCGTCTACGGCTACCAGCTCGAGAAGGTCTCGGCCAAGGAGAAGGAGCTGCGCAACGACCCGAAGGAGCAGGAGGTCATCGCCGTCTTCAAGAAGCGCGCCGAGGAAGCGGCCGCCAAGCTCAAGGACGTGCCGGCCGCCATGGCCGCCGACCGCGCGGCCGCCGAGAAGAAGGTGGCGGACCTCAAGGCCCAGAACGCACCGCTCGCCGAGATTCAGGCCGCCGAGAAGGCGCTCGCTTCACTGCCGGCCACCGAAGCCGACGCCCGCAAGGCCTACGAGGCGGCCCAGAAGGCCAACGAGGCCAGGGCCAAGCCGCTCGGGGGCATGCCGGCGCATGCGCAGCAGTTCGCCGGCGATCCCAATGGCGACGAGAAAGCCCGCAAGACCTTCGACGAGTCTCGTCGCAACTTCCTCGCCCTGGTGTTCTGCCTGATGGTTGGCACGGCCGCGCTGCCGCACATCCTGATGCGCTACTACACCACGCCCTCGGTGAAGGAGGCTCGTGAGTCCGTCACCTGGTCGCTGTTCTTCATCTTCCTGCTGTACTTCACGGCTCCGGCACTGGCGGTGCTGGTGAAGTACGAGGTGTTCAACGTCCTGGTCGGCACGCCCTTCGACAAGCTGCCCGCATGGATCGCGCAGTGGTCGCGCGTCGATCCGACGCTGCTGTCGGTGACCGACGTCAACGGTGACGGCATCCTCCAGCTCGGCGAGATGAAGATCGGTGGCGACATCATCGTGCTCGCCACGCCCGAGATCGGTGGCCTGCCCTATGTCATCTCCGGCATGGTGGCCGCCGGTGGTTTGGCCGCGGCGCTCTCCACTGCCGACGGCCTGCTGCTGACGATCGCCAACGCGCTGTCGCACGACCTCTACTACAAGATGATCGATCCGAACGCCCCGACCTCGCGCCGGGTGACGATCTCGAAGATCCTCTTGCTGGTGGTGGCTCTCGCGGCCGCCTACGTGGCCGCTCAGAAGCCCGCCGACATCCTGTTCCTCGTCTCCGCTGCCTTCTCGTTCGCGGCTGCCGCCTTCTTCCCGGCCCTCGTGCTCGGGATCTTCTGGAAGCGCGCGAGCAGCATGGGCGCGGTGCTGGGCATGATCGCCGGCCTCGGCGTGACCTTCTACTACATGGCCACGACCCAGCCCTGGCTGCGCGGCGTGTTCGGCGTGACCTCGCCCGTGGAGCTGTGGTGGGGGATCCAGCCGATCTCCGCGGGTGTGTTCGGGGTGCCGATCGGCTTTGCGGTCATCATCCTGGTCAGCCTCTTCACTCCGGCGCCGAAGAAGGAAGTGCAGGAGCTCGTCGAGCACGTGCGCTATCCCAACCTGAAGGCCGCCTGA
- the priB gene encoding primosomal replication protein N, translating to MNRVELSATVVERGAMRYTPAGLPALDLRLAHESVLTEAGHPRKVRLELKAVAVGDLTQRLSRTELGRPVMVSGFLASQRNGRGLVLHITELQDVSSSY from the coding sequence ATGAACCGCGTGGAGTTGTCGGCAACGGTGGTGGAGCGGGGCGCGATGCGTTACACGCCCGCCGGCTTGCCCGCACTCGACCTGCGCCTGGCGCACGAGTCGGTCTTGACGGAAGCGGGGCACCCTCGCAAGGTCCGCCTGGAACTCAAGGCGGTCGCGGTCGGGGATCTCACGCAGCGCCTGTCCCGCACGGAGCTGGGACGCCCGGTCATGGTTTCCGGGTTTCTTGCTTCGCAACGCAACGGCCGCGGACTCGTGCTGCACATCACCGAACTGCAAGACGTTTCCAGCTCGTACTGA
- a CDS encoding tetratricopeptide repeat protein, which translates to MPVSPASGPRSWRYRWLKWQAMAWLVIGDRRRAALVFDEMLARFPGDPYARMSRAHLRAQAGQKEGALDDYAQLLESHPRHGAAAWFNYGFLLEESGRYDDAEHAFRRAVELDPKLDRAWYGLGLVLIRAHRFDEAVQALKRNTELQPMSPYGWYQLARVHMDRHEPEEAAKIIRHLKGFEPKVAAQLERETGLAV; encoded by the coding sequence ATGCCGGTGAGCCCTGCATCCGGCCCCCGATCCTGGCGCTATCGCTGGCTCAAGTGGCAGGCGATGGCCTGGCTGGTCATCGGCGACCGGCGGCGCGCGGCGCTCGTCTTCGACGAGATGCTCGCACGCTTTCCCGGCGATCCCTATGCCCGCATGAGCCGCGCCCATCTTCGCGCCCAGGCGGGGCAGAAGGAAGGCGCGCTCGACGACTACGCCCAGCTGCTCGAATCCCATCCCCGTCACGGGGCCGCCGCGTGGTTCAACTACGGCTTTCTGCTGGAAGAGTCCGGCCGTTATGACGACGCCGAGCACGCTTTCCGCCGGGCGGTCGAACTCGACCCCAAGCTCGACCGCGCCTGGTACGGCCTCGGGCTCGTCCTCATTCGCGCCCACCGCTTCGACGAGGCGGTGCAGGCCCTCAAGCGCAACACCGAATTGCAGCCCATGAGCCCCTACGGCTGGTACCAACTGGCCCGGGTGCACATGGACCGTCACGAGCCCGAAGAGGCAGCGAAGATCATTCGCCACCTCAAGGGCTTCGAGCCCAAGGTCGCTGCTCAACTGGAGCGCGAAACCGGCTTGGCCGTGTGA
- the rpsF gene encoding 30S ribosomal protein S6, whose protein sequence is MRHYEIVLLIHPDQSEQVGAMVERYKAVVANAGGKVHRVEDWGRRQLAYMIQKLAKAHYVCLNIECSKETLQELETAFRFNDAVLRHLTVQKSKAETAPSVMMKLVEKEEAKKAQQEASA, encoded by the coding sequence ATGCGTCATTACGAAATCGTGCTGTTGATCCATCCGGATCAGAGCGAGCAGGTGGGCGCGATGGTCGAGCGCTACAAGGCCGTCGTGGCCAACGCGGGTGGCAAGGTCCACCGCGTCGAGGACTGGGGCCGCCGCCAGCTGGCCTACATGATCCAGAAGCTCGCCAAGGCCCACTACGTGTGCTTGAACATCGAGTGCAGCAAGGAAACGCTGCAGGAGCTCGAGACGGCCTTCCGCTTCAACGATGCCGTCCTGCGCCATCTGACCGTTCAGAAGTCCAAGGCCGAGACCGCGCCTTCGGTCATGATGAAGCTGGTCGAGAAGGAAGAGGCCAAGAAGGCGCAGCAGGAGGCGTCGGCCTGA